AGGTCCGCAAAACTGGGCTGGATATGAGGAACATAGGAAACGCCAGAGAGGATAAGATCATTTTTCTGGCTAGTtgagtatcctgtctctgacagtggctggaaccagctgcttcagaggaaggtgcaataaACCCTGCGGGGGGCAACTAGAGAAAAACCTGCTCCCAGGAAAATCTTCCTCAGGACCCCAATCATTGgaggttggtttatgccctgcACTATGAGGGTTTAATATTCCCTCCttgtttattcttttaattttttaccATAATTGTGGCTATTCTCCTTATCCAGATTAATGTGCaatctttttttgaatcctgctaaattcCTGGTCTCAACAataccttgtggcaatgagttccccaggCTAATTACAAATTGAGCCTTGCTTAAGGTATTAGACACTTCTGGAGCATGAAAGTTAACTGCCCCTTTCCATTCAGGGCTGAGGTTTGACAGGGGTGATGGTTGTTTTATTGCCCAGTCTCAGACCAAACTACAatttgggtgtttttcttttaaaccagcaCACAGGGGATTCTAAACTTTGGTATCGCTTGGCAAAAGGCCACCCTCTAGGCAATGGCAGCCCCCAGATTTAAAGGGAAGAGGGATCAAGTAGATCAAGGAGTCACCATCACTATGGCATCATCACACCATTCTCAACAAGTACCTTACACCATCCCTGAGCTGAAAGAACCACCTGCCCTTCCCAGTGCCAGCTCCACAATCCAAAACACTGACTGGGACACATCCCGCACTGGCAGCAGGTCAAGGGCCTGAttgcatggtttaaaaaaaaaaaaaaaaaaagagagggctAGACACCTCCAAGAGGGCCTGACATCAGTCCCGTATCTCCTTGTAGTCCTTATTCACTGTGGAGAAGCGTATCAGGCGCACCTCAGGCAGCTTGGGCTTGGTGTCATCCCACACGTACTCCGGGGAGAGAAGCTTTGAGGGCTTGTGGGAAAAGAAGCGCTTGTTGAGGTGGCTCTCCTCCTGCCAGGCCGCCATGATCCCATTGGCTTTGTCTGCCAGGATGGTCATGTGGCAGGCCCTGGTGAACTCGTACACCTGCTTGAGCAGCCCGCCGAAGACGGCCCCTGCATAGTAGAAGTCCCCCTGGCTGTCAGGGATGAAGGCAGCGGAAGAGCTCCTCCTCTCATAAGGGAACTGGCTGCGAGGGACGTTGTAGTACCCAGGGTGTATGGCCGCTACCATCTCGCCCAGAGTCTCCACCCCCCATGGGTTGTGAAACACCATGTCGATGTCCAGGCAGAAGAGGTAGTTCACCTCCCGGTGGCTCACCTCTGCGATGTGCCTGTTTATCGCCTCCATCCTGCGCATGGAAATCTCCTGCCAGTGAGAGTATTTTTTGATGGGGACGATGCGGAGACTCCGGCCGGGCTGCAGCTGGACTCTGGGGATCACCTGGGGGTCATTGGTGAAGATGTAGTAGTTCACCCGATAGCCCTTCATGAAAAGCTTCTCCGCCGACTCCACGAAGCGGCCCACAAACATGGTGTACCTGTGCAGACACAAAGGCATTGATGAATAGCACCATAGGGCAGAAGGGCCATGGCCCAGGTTTATTAGACAGTCTGATGTGGTAGGAAGAGTTTTGCCTAGATACTGCTATAACGATGGGCACGTTACAAGTGCAATGGGTTGGAATAGCACTACTTTAGCTGAGGGCAGAGAGACAATAAAGAACATGCGTTGGCCAGTCAACTACCTGAAGTGAACTAGAAATCCCACATGTCCCAGCTCTTGCTATTCTTACAGAGAATCTAGGATAGGCTTTTAAAATTGCTGACTGTGCTTCTCTGTGGCTTTACAGCCTGTGTGgccatttagggtatgtctacactacagtcagACGTGTGACTGCCACATGTGTAGACATACATGAgcaagctttaatctagctagctcaggtcccAACAGCAGCAAAGCTGCGGCAGCACGAGCTGCAGCATGCACTCGCCAGCCAAGAAGCCAACTACAGCCCGTgcgccacagcttcactgctattagCCCCCGAGCTAGCCTGACtaaagctagcttgggtgtgtctacacataCTGTAATTGCACCTCCATTGCACTGTACACATCATCAATCTGATCTGTGGGGCTGTAAATGATCGTATGGGGCAGAGGTGACACACGCTCCTGGCTTAGAGCATGCAGCAGGTCTTTCCATCACAGAAGGGGTCTCTTCTCAGACTGTCTAATGATCACCCGCATGGTTCCAGTTTGGCAGATGGGGGAAGTCACTGGGGAGTCATTTGACTTACACTCAGCACCAAAACCACACGTTTAATTTAAAGCCTGCGTGACATTGCATCTGATGTTCCTGGGATTCTCTAAAATTGGGGGTTGATGGCTGGCAAGGTAGGTTATTGCACGCCAGCCTCTGGAGATGATCAagtctgagtagggtgaccagactcctggctctgtcactagcctgctgggtgaccttgggcaagtcatttccccacgctatgcctcagtttatccatctgtaaaatggggctaatggcaTAAAGTCCTTTGTGATCTACTGATGACAATTGTGatagaagagctaggtattactatGATGATGATGCCTATTTCTAGCTGAGTCCACCAGTCCAGGCTCTAGCCAGTGCCACTGCTACCAACAGGCTACAAGGCCCTTACTTTTATGAAGGGGAAACTTGAGCATGCATAAAAGATTGTTCCTGACCGTGTTAGTCTGCTCTCTCTTCCCTGAACAACTCCTTTAATTCCACCCTCTTGGTCTCACTGCTCCACACCCGCTGGGCACCAATCTATGGCAGGACCAATGCTGGGGACAATGCTGGCTGGGAGGAGCCTTTTGCCTCACGAACCAGAGCCTTTGGGCGACACTTACTTGCCAATGGCAAAGGCTGTCACCCCTATGGTGAGGTTCAATGGCTTGTAGGCACTGTCCAGGAGTTCGGAATTGAAAGTTCCTTCCCAAACAATGGGGGCCAGCCAAGGCGTGAGAGTCAGCACATCCAGGCGCctgaaggaagaagagaagggcGGTAAACAAAAGGAAACAGTCCCCTTTGGTCTGAGCCCAGTATAGCTGTGAAAGAGATGCTGGATAATGCATGTGTGAAGTCAATAGTTAACCCTTCAAGTTCCACTGTACATGAAACGTGCCAGTCTCCCCCATTGTGAGTTTTCCCTCACAACAGCCTGGAGGCTtcataactaaggctacgttttagtcacgggtatttttagtaaaagtcatggacagggagccttccccctccccccaagtaaccactgccctgaacccccaaccctgagccccctcccacacctaaactgctgctgcttctggcccaggggctgcctgagtaTTCGGGCAGCCCCTAAGCCAGCCACATTGGCTGCTGCAaaagtcacggaaagtcacggaatccatgacttctgtgatgGACACGCAGCCTTATTCATGACTGTATGAGTCTCTCCAGCTATTTCCGTCACCTCATTGCATGAGGACTCGGAGCAGGCTACATCAGGCTTCGAATTTCTGCTCCTAGGGTGAAATCCAGTCCTGTACAGAGGGGCCAGCAAAAGGTCCATGCTCCACTTATGTCGTACTTAAGTCCATGGGATCTCTGCACAGGGCCACCGAACTCCATACAGGGGGAGGCCACGCATACCCTCCTTATATTTGTTGCAGGCCTTATATGGGTTGCTGCATAtggatttaaaatatatgtaaaattattaaaattaaacaaaacggCCCCGTTGCCATGGTTATGAAAAGACAATCTGGTGTGGCACTGTATTATCCCAGCCTGGAAATGTAGTTTTCATATGTCGGATCATAGCTAATGTTTTTATATCTGGCCCAGCATTCAGACATGCAACAAAAGCTACGTGAAATCCATACCCTCTTCCACCTGGGCACCATAAGCATCTCATGCACATGTAACAGAGGCCTGTTACTCCTGACTGCAGTAGTTCATTTACATTTTATCCTTCTTCCTATACTAAGGGCTGCTTGCAAAGGCTCTGGAGTGTTTAATGAGATATGTTTTATGATGCTCGCCTGGCCCTGGCCCGCCAGAATCTTCTCCAGACTATGCCCCACAGCTATTTGTTGCAGAGACTTAACAGAAGCCTTGTTTGGCCATGTTTTGGGACTATGCCAATATCCAGCTGTGTTCCCAACCCCACCTTCCAGCCCAGATCCCCTAAGGCCACAGAGGGCATGTCAGCTGGGTTCAAGGAACcaggggaatagctcagtggccCGTGTTTTACACTGACTCCGCTGCAGCTGAACTACAGTCTGACTGGACACAATGTTTGAGGAGCCTTGAGGGTGACTTCCTTGTACGTTATGGGAGTCTAAGGCAATTGAGACAAAATCAAGTCAGGAACTGATGGGGGCAAAAGAATAGAATTTGGTTTTGTATGTAGAAAACACATTCACTGAATCAAGATCTTCTCTTTCCAGATCAGTTACCGGAAGTCTTATTTTTGGACACCCTGGGAGTAAGTTTATCCCTTGTATCACATTTTCTTTCATTACAAAGGGCTTCACTGGATCTCTCTGGGTGACTCATTCTCCATGGTATTTGTACACCCAGGGTAGCATGTGTAACCACTAattagctcccctcccccctcggaAACATTTCACACCTAAAGCTGCTATAaaatacaatgggccagattctcctctcacttacaccaatataactccattgacttcactgcagaCACtctcaatttacaccagcatgagtgagaggagaattaggcccaatgTATCCTAGCAAAACAGCAATtgggatgcacacacacacacacactctaaaatGGTGTCTAATGAAGGGAACTTGTTAGGGGCGTCAGACACACTGCTCCGGTTGGGCCTACTCCTGCAGAGGGGAAGCCAGGGGGAGATTAGTGACTGCACTTTTCCATCTGGTATGTCATCACTCTGGAAATGCACTGCAAGGATCCTTCCAAATCCTAATGATGTACCCAAAGGGAATTGAAACTTCCTCTCTTGGGGTTTTATACTgttgcccatcactgtagcatctgagcacctaacTAGTCATTCCTCATTGGCTAATGGAGGAGGATTAAAAGAGAATGGGGCCAAAGACACCAAACACCAAACTACTTGGAAAATCATGCATCAGCCTGGGGATGAAACACAGCCATCCATTCGTCGTCATGAGGCTGTATTCTGTTACCGtgactcatgttgagtagtatctTGCTCCACAAGTAGCCTCATTAACTTCAATTAGCCTACTCATATATTCAGTGCGATTAAGGGTATTACAACCTGACCCATCATCTTAAAGGGTCCGATCCCAAGAGACCCCCGAGCACCCCAAATTGAGGTCAGTGGTGCTACTCgcatcggggggggggaggggggtcgcaGAATCAGGCTGTCCTGGGAGGAAACTTACTTCTGATCCAGTGATCTGGGCTGAGGATAAGATAGCCTGCAGAGGAGAACAAAAACCCACTGAATAACGGAGGACTAGGCCTGGAGGAGAGGAAAAGCATTTCAAAGGGGAGACGTTACAAAGATTGGTGCTTACTCGGGGAAAAGCTGGGCGGGCTTCTCTTCTGCATATTGTAGTTTCATGGAGCTGCATGAGAAGAAGGAAAGAGGGAAAGATCTGTACATTCTCCTTGACACGACGGGGCAGGTCAGCTTCAGGATTAGTCCTTGCACCAAATACTCCTCAAAGCACAGGCCCTGGTCGCTCCTACCCCCCACACTGCATTGCCTGGTGGTGGGCTGTGCGCATTGCCTCCCTAGGTAAAGCTTCAAGAGCAGTTAGAGAAACCACTCCTTTAAAATGGCACCTCGCTACGCAACCCCATGGGGTGGGAGAGACGGGGTGCTTTCAGGGAGTCCTTTACAGCTCCCAGATTCTCTGGGGAAATCAGGAGAAGGCTAGAGTCTGAGGGCAATAAGCCAATGGAATAGAAGCTAGCAAGGGACTGTCAGAGTGCACTGCACATCACTGGCTCTGTACCCACTGGGGCACCCCCCACTACTGGAAGAATTTTCACCTGGGGAGAGACGGGGTTTGTGATGTAAAGGGAGGCGAGTTGGGCGAGGGATTCCGAGCCTGACTCACGTGCAGTCACACGTACACAAGCGTTCCCCCCTGAAGCCCCCTTGGAACGCTAGCGGAAGTGCTACTCAGCACTTCCCATCTGCTGACCAAAGGACATTTGTCCTCCTCTTAGCCCTGCAGCGCCCGAACAGTGAGTACCGGCTTCTCCTCTGCACCAACAACACTACGTGACACCAAAGTTCCAGTTCTTCATTACTGGCGAGAACTTAAGGGGCACGAAGAATCCCGCTTCGTTTACAGATCCCAGCAGCGCTGGGCAGCTACACAAAATCAAAGCTAAATTCTAACCTGTAATGGAGGGAAGACAAAACAGAAAACTATAGATTCTGATCAGTGCTGACTCTACCTCCGACTCGGACTGTCGAGGCGCTGCAGGAGAATTTCACTGGCCACAGGAGCAGCAGAGGGTCGATGTAGACAGCCCTCCActaccccctgccccactgcaggCTCTGTCATAGGAAGCAGGCAGGGGGCACGCCCAGAGCATCCAGGCCACAGACAGCCATGGGGAGGCTTTGAGACCCCAGAGCTGCTCTAACTTAGGTCAGGGGCATCCTGGCCCGTGCAGCTGCCCAGAACGAGGGTGCATGAGGGCAGCTTATAGCCACCTTtaccctgccctctccccacaggTGCTATGCtaggtctagagcaggggtcggcaacctttcagaagtggtgagccgagtcttcatttattcaccccaATTTAAGGTgccgcgtgccagtcatacatttgaacgtttttagaaggtctctttctataagtctgtcatctataactaaactattgttgtatgtaaagtaaataaggtttttaaaaggtttaagaagcttcatttaaaattaaattaaaatgccgagCCCCCCGGACTgttggccaggacctgggcagtgtgagtgccactgaaaatcagcttgcgtgctgccttcggcccGCCTGCCTACCCCCGCTCTAGACCCctcaggagaggcagcagagaacctgcccctATATTTCTGAGAACTGACGGATCACTGCCTAACCGCATCTGCCCTGGGCTAGCACAGCTTTCATTGTCATGTGGTCAGCACCTTGCATTGCTGCAGCCAGCATCAAACCTATTTACAAAGCAGCCTGGGGTGATTTCCAGCATCACGAAGCCACAAATTCACAGCCTACTTGGATTTCATTACCTGACGGCTTACCCAAAATGCCCTCGGTTTGATTTCCTTTCACCACCTGCTGCACTAGATTTGTTTAAAGGTAACATGGGCAGATGCTGAGCTCACACAGCAGGTTGGCACTGTTTGTAGCCATTCAGAACTGCTTGATTTCGTACACTCTGTATCCCCAATTGCTTTACAGAGCCAAATAACATGGTTAtggagtgtaaaaaaaaaaaaaataccagaggGAGATGGGGAACTACAGGCGAGGGAGCGGCAGAGTGATTGCACGCAGCTCTCTGTGCCTTTATTAAACTATGAACACATGACCtgctaaagaaagaaaagggaagggagctAGTCCATCAGCTGGAACAGATCCCAGTATAAAATGGCTTGCAGAGGCGTATACATCTTAATGGACAGTGAATGTTTCAAGCTGGGTGTATTGAGAAGCAACCTGAAATGTCTAGATTCTTATTCTCTCTACAGAATGTAGTGTTTCCCATTTCTAAGTAATGGGATCTTCAACAAGAACAATAGACGGTGACATGGGGTGGGGAATGATATTGTCTAAGGCCACTGACTAAGGACAGAAGGCCACTATGGTCCTATGGTTACTTAGATGTAAGGCCCAgcttcacaaaggtatttaggctcctaattcgcattgaaatcaatggaagtaagTGGCCTAACTACcggtgaggatctgggcctaagctctttaggacaggggccatctttttgttctgtgttcgtacagcacctagcacaatggggtcctgctccaagACTAGGACTCCTAAGCACTGCAGCAatatagataataaataataataatccagttGGCAGGGAAGAGGACCAGGAACTAGATGATCtcagttctagtcccagctctgccaagacTCAGTGTGTGACTTTAGGTAAATCCTCATTTCAGCTCTGTCTCAGACAGGATACTTACAAGATTTCTGGACAAGGAAGGTAGTATGGAAGGTAGTGGACTGGCCCATTCCAGACTGTCATCCTGCAAGTAACAGGAGAAATCATTAAAAGATAGGAAGACATTTTCCAGCACTTGAcaggattttcaaaggttttctCAGAATCCTGCACAGAGACTGAGAAGGCCTGCTAGGTTATCTAGCCAATTCACCAGCTGATGCAGAGGACAGGGATATACCCCAAATTATGTTTGGGCTATAATTTACTGCAGTTCAGATGTGAAAGGGCATCATGAACGGCTGATGTCCAGTAGGATCCAGCTTTAACATAAGGGAtaagtattattactatttacctcaaagtgttttacagacTGCAAACCATTTAAATATATAGGGCTCCCTTCCCCACTGGGGACATACAGCCCCCTCCGGAATGGTGCATGACAGCCATTATACCAGGGCCAGAAATACCTGCAAactataaatagtaataataaaaatacctaGTCTCCCTCCAAGTGATTTGTGATGCATCACTAGCAGTGTTTACCTGTGAGCATTCCTAGAGTCTGTCAGTGGGGAAGTAAGGCCAGCAGTAGATACTTACCAGACAAATATGGGAATGAGGATTAGGCAGAGTATGAGAACAGATTTCACCACTTTCCAGCAAGTCATGTCTCCTaaagtggagcaaaaaaaaaaaaaaaaagacaaatttccATTCCCAGCAGCTCTCAGTTGGCCATGGACAAAAGATTAGGCACTGGTCTTCAAACCGGGTATAAAGCTCCCACAGCAAGGGACATACAGGGAAGCATGAAATGCTCAACAGCTCATTTTATCTCACAGTTCTAATTCATCCTCTCTGAGGCCAGGCATCTAACAGGGATTGGACAGCAACAGACTGAGAGTCCAGCTAGTCTCTGCAGCAGTCTTCCCAAGCTGTATCAGAGAAACCCCACTATGGCCACAATGCCCTGGCTAATTATACTGTAATAGACTATTgtggccacatccaccctaattgaattggcctcgttagcactgactccccacttggtaaggcaactcccatcttttcatgtgctgtatatttatatataaggtcctctaagatgccacaaggccTCTTCGTTTTTCCTGAACCTGGCTCATTTGCTTATGTCCCGAAGCCTGAGGGTTGATAGCGCTCCTAATTTTATCCAAACCTGCATGAAGCCTCTTGTTCAGATAAAGCTCGAATATCTTTTTTGAGGCTTAGTACGCAGCTGGACTCAGTGATATCAGAGGGTAGGGACAGCTAATGTAGTCATCACTGTAGAATATAGACACCAACTTCCACGGGCCCATAATTGCCCCTGGCAGAAAGATCCCAGCACAGGTGCATAGGAGATGAAGGCAAATTGGGGTCTGCCATAGTCAAGGTAACACCCTGTAATATGGAACAGATGAGAGCTGTAATACACACTAGATAACAATGGATCTCTAATGTCTCTGTAGCCCTGACACAACCCTGAGTCACTCCTTAATCAGCTGGAAGGTCTGATCTGGGGCAACACAAGGCACTTCCCTCCTGGCTTGGCAGCCCAGCATGCTGCTGTCtgaatgaatggagatatcctgtctccaagaactggaagggaccttgaaaggtcatcaagtccagccccctgccttcactagcaggaccaagtactgattttgccccagatccttaagtggccccctcaaggattgaactcacaatcctgggtttagcaggccaatgctcaaaccactgagctatccctcccctgtggCCGCCCCAGACAATCAACCTTTTAAATCGCCCGGGCCCCT
The sequence above is drawn from the Trachemys scripta elegans isolate TJP31775 chromosome 17, CAS_Tse_1.0, whole genome shotgun sequence genome and encodes:
- the LOC117889501 gene encoding globoside alpha-1,3-N-acetylgalactosaminyltransferase 1-like isoform X1, coding for MTCWKVVKSVLILCLILIPIFVWMTVWNGPVHYLPYYLPCPEIFSMKLQYAEEKPAQLFPELSYPQPRSLDQKRLDVLTLTPWLAPIVWEGTFNSELLDSAYKPLNLTIGVTAFAIGKYTMFVGRFVESAEKLFMKGYRVNYYIFTNDPQVIPRVQLQPGRSLRIVPIKKYSHWQEISMRRMEAINRHIAEVSHREVNYLFCLDIDMVFHNPWGVETLGEMVAAIHPGYYNVPRSQFPYERRSSSAAFIPDSQGDFYYAGAVFGGLLKQVYEFTRACHMTILADKANGIMAAWQEESHLNKRFFSHKPSKLLSPEYVWDDTKPKLPEVRLIRFSTVNKDYKEIRD
- the LOC117889501 gene encoding globoside alpha-1,3-N-acetylgalactosaminyltransferase 1-like isoform X2, coding for MRRLDVLTLTPWLAPIVWEGTFNSELLDSAYKPLNLTIGVTAFAIGKYTMFVGRFVESAEKLFMKGYRVNYYIFTNDPQVIPRVQLQPGRSLRIVPIKKYSHWQEISMRRMEAINRHIAEVSHREVNYLFCLDIDMVFHNPWGVETLGEMVAAIHPGYYNVPRSQFPYERRSSSAAFIPDSQGDFYYAGAVFGGLLKQVYEFTRACHMTILADKANGIMAAWQEESHLNKRFFSHKPSKLLSPEYVWDDTKPKLPEVRLIRFSTVNKDYKEIRD
- the LOC117889501 gene encoding globoside alpha-1,3-N-acetylgalactosaminyltransferase 1-like isoform X3, which codes for MFVGRFVESAEKLFMKGYRVNYYIFTNDPQVIPRVQLQPGRSLRIVPIKKYSHWQEISMRRMEAINRHIAEVSHREVNYLFCLDIDMVFHNPWGVETLGEMVAAIHPGYYNVPRSQFPYERRSSSAAFIPDSQGDFYYAGAVFGGLLKQVYEFTRACHMTILADKANGIMAAWQEESHLNKRFFSHKPSKLLSPEYVWDDTKPKLPEVRLIRFSTVNKDYKEIRD